One genomic window of Vibrio parahaemolyticus includes the following:
- a CDS encoding DUF2913 family protein: MSNYTKEIQNLVNSALNELEQEHRSGKLANAPVANNHYLVRWVTKALKSQRFGRTVGDDLTRWQKAGRSKGNDAGLLFIFKRISAFYAQFFPEGEDSKVIKDSDVEAFLDVMEQAGWEVSTSEQLVGCGKIQIFTEGQNSLALCADQCESCFDGELLVKPMSWFVRGNHAEFVEKAAQAGFMVHKVTDYKSMVKYHGEYLIFPANEGNQLAEIPLSFQA; encoded by the coding sequence ATGTCGAATTACACCAAAGAAATTCAAAACTTGGTTAACTCTGCTCTGAATGAACTGGAGCAGGAACATCGTTCTGGCAAGTTGGCCAATGCGCCAGTGGCGAACAACCACTATCTTGTTCGTTGGGTAACAAAAGCTCTGAAATCTCAGCGTTTTGGTCGAACGGTCGGCGATGACTTAACTCGTTGGCAAAAGGCGGGGCGTTCAAAGGGGAATGACGCTGGTTTGTTGTTTATCTTCAAACGTATTTCTGCTTTCTACGCGCAATTCTTCCCTGAAGGTGAAGATTCAAAAGTGATCAAAGACTCTGACGTCGAAGCTTTTTTGGATGTCATGGAGCAAGCAGGTTGGGAGGTTTCTACCTCTGAACAATTGGTTGGTTGTGGCAAAATCCAAATCTTCACGGAAGGTCAAAATTCTTTGGCACTATGTGCAGACCAATGCGAAAGCTGCTTCGACGGCGAGTTGCTCGTTAAACCAATGAGCTGGTTTGTGCGTGGCAACCATGCAGAGTTTGTTGAGAAAGCAGCGCAAGCGGGCTTTATGGTGCATAAAGTGACGGACTACAAATCGATGGTGAAATACCACGGCGAGTACCTTATCTTCCCTGCAAACGAAGGTAACCAATTGGCTGAGATTCCTTTGAGCTTCCAAGCTTAA
- a CDS encoding OmcA/MtrC family decaheme c-type cytochrome, which produces MNGLKSIATLIFFILLLTGCGPDSKNDQNTPPPALGDFEISVSEPSLVTQETGETKLVVDFTVKDGSGRSHELDETKDFRIALLKAMPSRVDTQNSSDPAFTFNGRHGNTYWKSFHHSSNTTNNRASMESVWDGTLVKTDEGYRYTFAIPDVLKVSDPYTADSSSNNGFIAWDADKLHRIVMAYGEQGNGFTYVFEWVPQESSDAVVSRNVIETGTCENCHMGEPLHHGPGYRSIDNNIAVCTACHNDSNPGAAPARRPLTAVVHQYHGNVFKLGSDRNNTDTYKQPVDENDVLVTDINGLVIEGNPFPQDARNCTTCHSTDVAKASDANNWFEHPSQVACETCHLYRDRGAHDNQVGTAWVRNGEPQNSCSGCHRPYDRDDNGDPIIGQDASRSAKTVHVMRLENLAKARDSLEISVESARFIDDQFEVELRVSKAGSGIGSINELTPFINEHGHLNLLLNWDNGQGPMVANNSLNVADDGALGDGCEAQGEGLFLCHKDFTDAAIKPTSNSTLTVNIADMPLCANRRDGELAECVTFEGIDLIKSPFVIAANNASGSFDVSGINKRHKLPVGADISSCNDCHKELTIHKLGEHPHAATDFQQCKNCHNSERSAFYPGMAADLKYHVHSFHAFGSAHSGEAPFPGAVNNCEACHTNAQYNLPSQQNTRPSLASGKYFSPALVACGACHLESSLANADPDTVAGDAPLNHMLNHGAVFGADTAAQAMGTEQCATCHAIGQSQGVDKVHKVYDYR; this is translated from the coding sequence ATGAACGGTTTAAAGTCGATCGCTACATTAATATTTTTTATTTTACTGCTCACCGGATGTGGTCCAGACAGCAAAAACGATCAAAATACACCACCACCTGCGCTTGGTGATTTCGAGATCAGTGTTTCCGAGCCATCATTGGTCACTCAAGAAACCGGAGAAACCAAACTGGTAGTCGATTTTACCGTCAAAGACGGCAGTGGCAGATCTCATGAGCTAGACGAAACGAAAGACTTTCGCATCGCACTTCTTAAAGCAATGCCCTCTCGTGTCGACACACAAAATTCGAGCGATCCAGCCTTTACCTTCAATGGGCGTCATGGCAATACCTATTGGAAGAGTTTCCATCACTCAAGTAATACCACAAATAACCGTGCCAGCATGGAGAGTGTTTGGGATGGAACACTAGTAAAAACAGACGAGGGGTATCGCTACACGTTTGCCATTCCTGACGTTTTGAAAGTGTCCGATCCTTATACTGCCGACTCTTCTAGCAACAACGGTTTTATCGCTTGGGATGCGGATAAACTCCACCGAATCGTCATGGCGTATGGCGAGCAAGGCAACGGTTTTACCTACGTGTTTGAATGGGTGCCGCAAGAAAGTTCAGATGCAGTGGTCTCCCGCAATGTGATTGAAACAGGCACGTGTGAAAACTGTCATATGGGCGAACCGCTTCATCATGGACCGGGCTATCGCTCAATTGATAACAACATTGCCGTTTGTACCGCTTGCCACAATGACAGTAATCCTGGCGCTGCACCAGCCAGACGCCCTCTCACTGCCGTTGTTCATCAATACCACGGTAATGTTTTCAAATTAGGTAGCGACAGAAATAACACCGATACTTACAAACAGCCTGTCGACGAGAATGACGTGCTCGTTACCGACATCAATGGTTTAGTCATTGAAGGCAACCCTTTCCCGCAAGATGCCCGCAACTGTACAACCTGCCATTCAACCGATGTCGCGAAAGCATCAGACGCCAACAATTGGTTTGAACACCCAAGCCAAGTTGCCTGTGAGACCTGTCACTTGTACCGAGACAGAGGCGCGCATGATAACCAAGTCGGTACGGCTTGGGTAAGAAACGGCGAGCCACAAAACTCCTGCTCGGGCTGTCACCGTCCTTATGACCGAGACGACAATGGCGATCCAATCATCGGCCAAGACGCAAGCCGAAGTGCTAAAACGGTTCACGTAATGCGTTTAGAGAATCTTGCAAAGGCACGTGATTCGCTCGAAATCAGCGTTGAAAGCGCGCGATTTATTGATGACCAGTTTGAGGTTGAACTAAGAGTGTCGAAAGCGGGCTCAGGTATTGGCTCCATCAACGAACTGACCCCTTTCATTAATGAACATGGGCACCTCAATTTGTTGCTGAACTGGGATAACGGCCAAGGCCCGATGGTCGCAAACAACAGTCTCAATGTCGCCGATGATGGCGCACTTGGTGACGGCTGTGAGGCTCAAGGAGAAGGCCTATTCTTGTGTCATAAAGACTTCACTGACGCTGCGATTAAGCCAACCTCCAACTCTACGTTGACGGTTAACATCGCCGACATGCCACTTTGTGCCAACCGTAGAGATGGCGAGCTCGCCGAATGCGTCACGTTTGAAGGCATCGATCTTATCAAATCGCCTTTCGTCATTGCCGCCAATAACGCATCCGGCTCGTTTGATGTGTCTGGTATCAACAAGCGACACAAACTGCCAGTGGGCGCGGACATTTCATCGTGTAACGATTGTCACAAAGAGCTGACTATCCATAAGCTCGGTGAGCATCCACATGCTGCCACCGACTTCCAACAATGTAAAAATTGCCATAACTCCGAACGTTCTGCGTTTTATCCTGGAATGGCGGCTGATCTAAAGTACCACGTGCACTCATTCCATGCCTTTGGCTCCGCTCATAGCGGTGAAGCGCCTTTCCCTGGCGCAGTCAACAACTGTGAGGCCTGCCATACCAATGCTCAATACAACTTACCTAGCCAACAAAATACGCGCCCTTCTCTGGCAAGTGGTAAGTACTTTAGTCCTGCGTTAGTCGCCTGTGGCGCGTGTCACCTAGAGTCATCTTTAGCTAATGCTGACCCGGATACCGTGGCAGGAGATGCGCCTCTGAACCATATGCTGAATCACGGCGCGGTATTTGGAGCAGACACAGCAGCACAAGCCATGGGCACCGAACAATGTGCGACTTGCCATGCTATTGGTCAGTCACAAGGGGTAGATAAGGTTCACAAGGTATACGACTACCGTTGA
- a CDS encoding PepSY domain-containing protein: MYKPVTSQNLALFFSLAPMLLSAPSFAQQNDIYTTQNGHAIVQDVEKPGTRIEFDEDQDEVYRAVQKGYIRPFSELYAAVENDLYGRIIKVELEEDDNEWVYELKILFNNSVLKVEYDAATLEMLEVKGRNFNKALKPPQN; the protein is encoded by the coding sequence ATGTATAAACCAGTGACCTCTCAAAATCTTGCGTTGTTTTTCAGCCTCGCCCCGATGCTGCTTTCTGCACCAAGCTTCGCGCAGCAAAATGATATTTACACCACGCAAAATGGCCACGCCATCGTGCAAGATGTCGAAAAGCCCGGCACACGTATCGAATTTGATGAAGACCAAGATGAGGTCTACCGCGCCGTACAAAAAGGCTACATTCGCCCTTTCTCTGAGCTTTACGCGGCCGTCGAAAATGACCTTTATGGTCGCATCATCAAAGTCGAGCTTGAAGAAGATGACAATGAATGGGTTTACGAACTGAAAATACTCTTCAACAATAGCGTGTTGAAGGTCGAATATGACGCTGCCACATTGGAAATGCTGGAAGTCAAAGGTCGAAACTTCAATAAAGCTTTAAAACCACCACAAAACTAA
- a CDS encoding response regulator transcription factor, with amino-acid sequence MKILVVEDDPRLGEQIIETLENNGWVPELSQDGIDALYRATSEEWDAIVLDLGLPKLDGLTVLKGIRDENINTPVVILSARDTLTQRVEGLNAGADDYLTKPFEMVELIARLRAQLRRASGNASPVMQIGDLSLDTRTSKVMWQGQAVSLTALEYKVVAYFMHNPEKVISRTELVEHIYKQDFDRDSNTIEVFIGRIRKKIAPKIIKTVRGLGYQLNAE; translated from the coding sequence ATGAAAATACTTGTTGTCGAAGATGATCCTCGTCTAGGCGAGCAAATTATCGAAACGTTGGAAAATAACGGTTGGGTACCTGAGCTATCACAAGATGGCATTGACGCGCTCTACCGAGCGACATCCGAAGAATGGGACGCGATTGTGCTCGACCTTGGTCTGCCGAAACTCGATGGCTTGACCGTTTTAAAGGGCATTCGAGATGAAAACATCAACACTCCGGTCGTGATCCTAAGTGCGCGTGATACCTTAACTCAACGAGTAGAAGGCCTAAACGCAGGCGCAGATGATTACCTGACTAAACCGTTTGAAATGGTTGAGCTTATCGCTCGTCTTCGCGCCCAACTGCGCAGAGCATCTGGTAACGCTTCTCCGGTCATGCAAATAGGCGATTTAAGCCTAGATACCAGAACCTCAAAAGTGATGTGGCAAGGCCAAGCAGTGAGCCTAACAGCGCTGGAATATAAAGTAGTCGCTTACTTTATGCATAATCCTGAAAAAGTCATTTCACGCACGGAGCTTGTGGAGCACATTTACAAGCAAGACTTTGATCGTGACTCCAACACGATTGAAGTATTTATCGGTCGTATTCGTAAGAAAATCGCCCCAAAAATCATCAAAACCGTGCGTGGCTTAGGGTATCAACTGAATGCCGAATAA
- a CDS encoding DmsE family decaheme c-type cytochrome encodes MKAMFLRWLVAGILGLGVIFTVSSEDVAKPEPKAATLTQEEIETILDTKFSEGKYSRRGPDGCLRCHDDTSDKPATGIFDNIHGKSANLHGPMNDKQCEACHGPANNHERNPRKGQVREPMITFGPNSPVPAEKQNSVCLSCHQDAKRSTWHSSEHAFEGLSCASCHQLHQKDDPMMVAEMQADKCTDCHSRTKSDIHKRSRHPIIDGVMTCSSCHNPHQTLNEASLNWSTVNNACYECHAEKRGPFLWEHEPVTEDCTSCHTPHGSVNKALLNKRLPMLCQECHRVPHANVAIPENDLRVRGGSCLNCHNQVHGSNHPRGQTLSY; translated from the coding sequence ATGAAAGCAATGTTTCTGCGGTGGTTGGTAGCTGGGATACTTGGGTTAGGCGTCATCTTCACCGTCAGTTCGGAAGATGTCGCCAAGCCAGAACCCAAAGCGGCGACGTTAACTCAAGAAGAAATTGAAACCATATTAGACACCAAGTTTTCCGAGGGAAAATATTCACGCCGCGGACCAGATGGCTGCCTTCGTTGCCATGACGATACATCAGACAAACCCGCTACGGGTATTTTCGACAACATTCATGGCAAGTCCGCAAACCTGCATGGGCCAATGAATGATAAACAGTGTGAAGCATGCCATGGCCCAGCGAACAATCACGAGCGCAATCCACGAAAAGGACAAGTTCGTGAACCGATGATCACTTTTGGGCCAAACTCCCCTGTTCCAGCCGAAAAGCAAAACAGCGTGTGTTTATCTTGTCACCAAGATGCGAAACGCTCGACTTGGCATAGTAGCGAACACGCTTTTGAAGGGCTTTCTTGTGCAAGCTGTCACCAACTGCATCAAAAAGACGATCCGATGATGGTTGCCGAAATGCAAGCAGACAAATGCACCGATTGTCACTCCCGCACCAAATCAGATATCCACAAACGCAGTCGTCATCCTATTATCGACGGCGTCATGACTTGTTCTAGCTGCCACAATCCACATCAGACATTAAATGAAGCAAGCCTGAACTGGTCAACCGTCAATAACGCTTGTTACGAGTGTCATGCAGAAAAACGCGGCCCATTCTTATGGGAGCATGAGCCTGTAACTGAAGATTGCACATCCTGCCACACACCTCATGGTTCAGTGAACAAAGCCCTGCTCAATAAACGACTGCCAATGCTATGTCAGGAATGTCACCGTGTGCCACATGCAAACGTAGCCATTCCTGAAAACGACTTGAGAGTGCGAGGCGGAAGTTGTTTGAACTGCCACAATCAAGTGCATGGCTCTAACCACCCACGTGGTCAAACATTAAGTTATTAG
- a CDS encoding DEAD/DEAH box helicase — MYTLRPYQADSVKAVIHYFRKHSTPAVIVLPTGAGKSLVIAELARLAKGRVLVLAHVKELVEQNHAKYEGYGLKGAIFSAGLGRKETDQQVVFASVQSVVRNLDSFKNQFSLLVIDECHRVPDDKNSSYQKVITHLRELNPGIKVLGLTATPYRLGMGWIYQYHTRGQVRTEESRFFRDCIFELPIRYLLDENFLTPARMMDAPVLSYDFSQLKPANTGRYKEAEMDMVIDKAKRATPQIVEQIIQYARERKGVMIFAATVRHAQEIHGLLPEGETAIVIGDTPTPERDAIIQAFKNREIKYLVNVSVLTTGFDAPHVDLIAILRPTESVSLYQQIVGRGLRLSEGKNECLVLDYAGNSYDLYQPEVGDPKPDSTSEIITIPCPACGFNNNFWGKLDSNGFLLEHFGRRCQGYFEDEDTGEREHCGYRFRAKYCGECGADNDIAARICHECDATLVDPDKKLKEALNLKDALIFECTEMDLSVFKSNDGKSQLKVTYSGEPYQGEGHALVREFWSLSTKKQKQTFKDQFVRPHLADKHRPFEEASPTRVVANQHRFRLPQFVIARKSGRFWKLRDKIFEDELK; from the coding sequence ATGTACACACTTCGCCCATATCAAGCTGACTCTGTTAAAGCCGTTATTCATTACTTTCGCAAACATTCCACCCCCGCAGTGATCGTACTACCAACTGGTGCAGGGAAAAGCTTAGTTATTGCAGAACTGGCACGCCTTGCCAAAGGGCGTGTGCTGGTTTTGGCCCACGTAAAAGAGCTGGTGGAACAAAACCACGCGAAATATGAAGGCTACGGTTTGAAAGGCGCCATATTTTCGGCAGGATTAGGAAGAAAGGAAACTGACCAACAAGTGGTGTTTGCCTCGGTGCAATCGGTAGTGCGCAATTTGGACTCATTCAAAAACCAGTTCTCACTTCTGGTTATCGATGAATGTCACCGTGTGCCAGACGATAAAAACAGCAGCTATCAAAAAGTGATTACGCACCTTCGAGAGCTCAACCCTGGCATCAAAGTTTTGGGCTTAACGGCAACACCGTATCGTTTAGGAATGGGATGGATTTATCAATACCACACCCGAGGTCAAGTACGCACCGAAGAGTCGCGATTTTTCCGCGACTGCATTTTCGAACTGCCTATCCGTTACTTGCTGGACGAAAACTTCCTCACCCCCGCACGCATGATGGATGCGCCCGTTTTGTCTTACGACTTCTCGCAGCTGAAACCCGCTAATACCGGACGCTACAAAGAAGCGGAAATGGACATGGTTATCGACAAAGCCAAACGCGCCACTCCTCAGATCGTAGAGCAAATCATTCAATACGCGAGAGAGCGTAAAGGCGTGATGATCTTTGCTGCAACAGTTCGACATGCTCAAGAAATTCACGGCCTGCTGCCAGAAGGCGAAACCGCCATCGTCATTGGTGACACTCCAACGCCAGAGCGCGATGCGATCATTCAAGCTTTCAAAAATCGTGAAATCAAATACTTGGTGAATGTCTCTGTGTTAACCACCGGATTTGACGCGCCTCATGTGGATTTGATTGCCATCTTGCGCCCCACAGAATCGGTCAGCTTATATCAACAAATTGTTGGACGAGGTTTGCGTTTATCGGAAGGTAAAAATGAATGTCTGGTACTCGATTACGCGGGTAACAGCTACGATTTGTATCAGCCAGAAGTGGGAGATCCAAAACCCGACTCCACCAGCGAGATCATTACTATTCCTTGCCCTGCTTGCGGATTTAACAACAATTTCTGGGGTAAATTGGACAGCAATGGCTTTTTACTCGAACACTTTGGCCGACGATGCCAAGGTTACTTTGAAGATGAAGACACGGGCGAACGCGAACATTGTGGCTACCGTTTTCGTGCCAAATATTGCGGCGAATGTGGCGCAGATAATGATATTGCCGCTCGTATATGCCATGAATGTGATGCAACATTGGTCGACCCAGATAAGAAACTAAAAGAAGCACTGAATTTGAAAGACGCACTGATCTTCGAGTGCACAGAAATGGACTTGTCCGTGTTCAAATCAAATGACGGCAAATCACAGCTCAAAGTCACGTATTCGGGGGAACCATACCAAGGCGAAGGTCATGCGTTAGTTCGTGAGTTTTGGTCATTAAGCACCAAGAAACAGAAGCAAACTTTTAAAGACCAGTTTGTGCGCCCTCATCTTGCAGATAAACATCGCCCGTTTGAAGAGGCATCGCCTACACGAGTCGTCGCCAATCAACACCGTTTCCGTTTACCGCAGTTTGTCATTGCCAGAAAGTCTGGGCGCTTTTGGAAGTTGCGCGACAAGATTTTTGAAGATGAACTTAAATAA
- the rsuA gene encoding 16S rRNA pseudouridine(516) synthase RsuA, with protein MRLDKYLCDALGATRKQATKIIKSGEVLVDGEVQKSGSFKVPEGGVVEWDGREVGAPGPRYIMLYKPADFVCSHEDGYNPTAFVLLDEPKVENLHFAGRLDVDTTGLVLITDDGQWSHRITSPKRKCKKTYRVWLADAIQPDYLEKFAQGIELRNEREATLPAHLEIVNEAENEVLLTIVEGKYHQVKRMFAALGNKVELLHRERIGDIVLDDSLEPGDYRYLTLEEVDSVWN; from the coding sequence ATGCGTTTAGATAAGTATTTGTGTGATGCTCTGGGTGCGACTCGCAAGCAGGCAACAAAGATCATCAAAAGTGGCGAAGTGCTCGTCGATGGCGAAGTACAAAAAAGTGGTTCATTCAAAGTGCCAGAAGGTGGTGTTGTAGAATGGGATGGCCGAGAAGTCGGTGCGCCAGGGCCTCGTTACATCATGTTGTACAAACCAGCGGATTTTGTTTGTTCACACGAAGATGGTTACAACCCTACGGCCTTTGTATTGCTTGATGAACCTAAAGTCGAAAACCTTCACTTCGCTGGCCGTTTAGATGTGGACACGACGGGTTTGGTGTTGATTACAGATGATGGCCAATGGTCTCACCGTATTACATCACCGAAACGCAAATGCAAGAAAACATACCGCGTGTGGCTAGCGGATGCGATTCAACCTGATTACCTTGAAAAGTTTGCGCAAGGTATTGAGTTGAGAAACGAACGCGAAGCGACGTTACCAGCGCACCTTGAGATCGTGAATGAAGCAGAAAACGAAGTGCTGCTTACTATCGTTGAAGGTAAGTACCACCAAGTGAAACGCATGTTTGCTGCACTTGGTAACAAAGTAGAACTACTTCATCGTGAGCGAATCGGCGATATCGTGTTGGATGACAGTCTAGAACCGGGTGATTACCGTTATCTGACCCTAGAAGAAGTGGATTCTGTGTGGAATTAA
- a CDS encoding MtrB/PioB family decaheme-associated outer membrane protein yields MKLSQLCIAISLAFAVQAHANDYSLQRSQPADTSRWQCSECSSDGTWSGEVSAGVGYLNNDGSSRFYNWNPPVYGTNSDNKHFNASLNADIEQYEDDGFYNRIVVGDLGLQRFLLQWEMGQYDGLRILGSYSETPYFWNQSSLSAYHPREDALVSGDLSKYENSVTRETFKLELKYTPHTPWKPYASMKHERKEGPTSLYSSTIPGYANTPGFIPKAVDHETLNTQVGVSYIEDLWLVDIAYRGSFFRNDKSALYYGGITNPYANHLAYEPDNDFHQFAVTGNYRLNQQTFSGRLLWSQTSSEGGLNPFPQSPVNSNTFHGETNTWQMSADYHNKLSRDTAFAISAGYSDKDDNSDRNTIIGSTREKYDHTKTKLETTLTHRVASDVKVNAGYHFKQDERSYADRKRTDEQRVFVGAQYRPNSPWQLGGKVSYSFRDGSDWQDDSNDSPNLRQYYLADKERIELRGDGSYDMTDDVQLLAEVWYGNDDYAKPDIGLSEGEDYGYDLSLNFSLLDGLSGHVFYNQQIIRSEQQQANSDIVGWNRYTTKLKDDITTIGFGVSKERLLDDKLSVSFDYSYSQADSKSSTTSGGYQYPDNEANSYRFEVIADYEVSENQNVQLNLRYEDYSEEDYLFNNETGTMGDVLQSYEGLYGGVYWKYRF; encoded by the coding sequence ATGAAACTATCTCAACTGTGCATCGCTATTTCCCTTGCTTTTGCTGTGCAAGCGCACGCCAACGATTATTCGTTACAACGTTCTCAACCAGCCGACACTAGCCGCTGGCAGTGCAGTGAATGCAGCAGCGACGGCACATGGAGTGGAGAAGTCAGCGCGGGCGTCGGTTACCTTAACAACGACGGTTCCTCTCGATTCTATAATTGGAATCCGCCCGTTTACGGTACAAACTCTGACAACAAACACTTTAACGCGAGCCTAAACGCCGATATCGAACAATATGAAGACGATGGATTCTACAATCGAATCGTCGTCGGAGATCTTGGTTTGCAACGCTTCTTACTGCAGTGGGAAATGGGCCAGTACGACGGATTACGTATCCTCGGCAGTTACAGTGAAACTCCGTATTTCTGGAATCAGTCCTCACTCAGTGCGTATCATCCAAGAGAAGATGCACTCGTTAGTGGTGACCTATCGAAATATGAAAACTCAGTGACGCGAGAGACATTTAAGCTAGAACTCAAGTACACACCACATACGCCATGGAAGCCATATGCATCCATGAAGCACGAACGTAAAGAAGGCCCTACTTCGCTCTATTCATCGACCATTCCGGGTTACGCCAACACGCCTGGATTCATACCCAAAGCCGTCGATCATGAAACCTTAAATACTCAAGTAGGAGTGAGCTACATTGAAGATTTGTGGCTGGTGGATATTGCGTATCGCGGCTCGTTTTTCCGCAATGACAAGTCCGCACTCTATTACGGCGGCATTACCAACCCTTACGCCAATCACCTTGCGTATGAGCCTGACAACGACTTTCACCAATTTGCTGTCACAGGGAATTATCGGTTGAATCAACAAACGTTCAGCGGCCGCTTACTTTGGTCACAAACGTCTTCTGAAGGCGGGTTAAATCCGTTTCCTCAGTCCCCCGTTAACTCCAATACATTCCATGGCGAAACCAACACTTGGCAAATGAGCGCGGATTACCACAACAAACTTTCGCGAGACACAGCTTTCGCCATTTCTGCAGGCTATTCAGACAAAGACGATAACTCCGATAGAAACACCATCATCGGCTCTACAAGAGAAAAATACGACCACACAAAAACCAAACTGGAAACAACGTTAACGCATCGTGTTGCGTCTGATGTGAAGGTGAATGCGGGTTATCACTTCAAACAAGACGAGCGAAGCTATGCCGACCGAAAACGTACCGATGAACAACGCGTTTTTGTTGGTGCTCAGTACAGGCCAAACAGTCCGTGGCAATTAGGCGGTAAAGTCTCCTACTCTTTCCGCGATGGCTCTGATTGGCAGGACGACAGCAACGACTCGCCTAATTTGCGCCAATACTATTTAGCCGACAAAGAGAGGATTGAGCTCCGTGGCGACGGCAGTTATGACATGACAGACGATGTCCAGCTACTTGCAGAAGTTTGGTACGGAAATGATGACTATGCAAAACCTGATATTGGTTTAAGCGAAGGGGAAGATTACGGCTACGACCTCAGCCTCAACTTCAGTTTACTCGACGGATTAAGCGGGCATGTTTTTTACAATCAACAGATCATCCGCTCCGAGCAACAACAAGCAAACTCTGACATTGTCGGCTGGAATCGCTACACCACCAAGCTCAAAGATGACATCACAACCATTGGTTTTGGTGTGAGTAAAGAGCGACTGCTGGACGACAAACTTTCTGTCTCATTTGATTACAGCTACAGCCAAGCGGACAGTAAATCTTCAACCACATCTGGTGGTTACCAATATCCTGATAACGAGGCGAACTCGTATCGATTTGAAGTCATCGCTGACTATGAAGTATCTGAAAATCAAAACGTGCAGCTTAACCTCCGTTATGAAGACTACTCAGAAGAGGATTACTTGTTTAACAACGAAACCGGAACGATGGGCGACGTTTTGCAAAGCTATGAAGGTCTGTATGGCGGCGTCTATTGGAAATATCGCTTTTAA
- a CDS encoding Bcr/CflA family multidrug efflux MFS transporter, whose amino-acid sequence MTEKAQSAPQSQISFLLFLVLGAIGALTPLAIDMYLPAMPTIAKDLGVAPGAVQITLTAYTAGFAIGQLIHGPLADSFGRRPVLILGVLFFGLAAVVSATTNGIDALTYVRTAQGFAGAAAAVIIQAVVRDMFDREDFARAMSFVTLVITIAPLVAPMIGGHLAIWFGWRSIFWVLAIFAVVVILLVFWKIPETLKPENRQPLRFRTTLKNYARLCSSSEALGLMLSGAFSFSGMFAFLTAGSFVYIDLYGVRPDQFGYLFGLNIVAMIIMTSINGRLVKKVGSHAMLRFGLFVQLLAGIGLFVSWLMDFGLWGIVPFVVLFIGTLSTIGSNAMALLLSGYPSMAGTASSLAGTLRFGIGSLVGALVASLPGNAAWPMIIVMFACSVLSALFYWTLGRKA is encoded by the coding sequence ATGACAGAAAAAGCTCAAAGCGCTCCCCAATCTCAAATCAGTTTTTTACTGTTTCTTGTGCTCGGTGCAATTGGCGCGCTAACGCCATTGGCGATCGACATGTATCTACCGGCAATGCCGACCATCGCAAAAGATTTGGGCGTTGCACCTGGTGCGGTTCAAATTACATTGACGGCTTATACGGCGGGTTTTGCGATTGGTCAGTTAATTCATGGGCCGCTTGCCGATAGCTTTGGCCGCAGACCTGTACTGATTTTGGGTGTGCTTTTCTTTGGATTAGCAGCTGTGGTGAGTGCGACCACAAACGGCATTGATGCGTTAACCTATGTTCGTACCGCTCAAGGATTTGCTGGCGCGGCCGCGGCGGTCATTATTCAAGCTGTGGTGCGTGACATGTTTGACCGTGAAGACTTTGCGCGCGCAATGTCTTTCGTCACATTAGTTATCACGATTGCCCCGTTGGTTGCGCCGATGATTGGCGGTCACCTTGCGATTTGGTTTGGATGGCGTTCTATCTTTTGGGTGCTGGCTATCTTTGCTGTGGTTGTCATTCTGTTGGTGTTTTGGAAAATTCCGGAGACGCTAAAACCAGAAAACCGTCAACCACTGCGTTTTCGCACCACATTAAAAAACTACGCCCGTTTGTGTTCAAGTTCTGAAGCGTTGGGCTTGATGTTGTCTGGTGCATTCTCGTTTTCGGGGATGTTTGCATTCCTAACTGCGGGTTCGTTTGTTTATATTGATTTGTATGGTGTTCGACCTGACCAATTTGGTTACTTATTTGGTTTGAACATTGTGGCGATGATCATTATGACCAGTATTAACGGTCGTTTGGTGAAAAAAGTGGGCTCTCATGCCATGCTTCGTTTTGGGTTGTTCGTGCAACTTTTGGCTGGCATTGGTCTGTTCGTAAGTTGGTTAATGGACTTCGGACTGTGGGGCATCGTGCCTTTTGTTGTGCTGTTTATCGGCACATTGTCGACGATTGGTAGTAATGCGATGGCGTTGCTTTTAAGTGGCTACCCATCAATGGCGGGTACGGCATCGTCTCTGGCGGGGACGTTAAGATTCGGTATCGGCTCATTGGTTGGCGCGCTGGTGGCATCACTACCTGGTAATGCTGCGTGGCCTATGATCATCGTTATGTTTGCTTGTTCTGTGCTTTCAGCACTGTTTTATTGGACTTTAGGAAGAAAGGCGTAA